A single Sphingobacteriales bacterium DNA region contains:
- a CDS encoding TonB-dependent receptor: MLSKIFYTVSLLFIVLFSVHANTISATDSLTSSDTLEVLTTQELPNITIIPQKKSNNDILNELPGSGAFINEVELKKLSVISGNEVFKRVAGLNVVDEEGSGLRVNIGIRGLDPDRSSGVLMLEDGIPIQLNPYGEPEMYYTPAMERMSSIEVVKGSGQILFGPRTIGGVINYITADAPVKGHVGKASFKGGSGRLFSSYIDYGVGKGNANFRVNYLHKQATRLGTLKFNVDDFNAKLKLKLGKKSVLGFKGQLYNEKSNSTYVGLTTPMFENDDKYTIVAPDDLLKIKRFSVSATHKHFFNTHLNITNVGYAYTITRDWRRQGFSYSKSAGNQTGSIFGDTTVANGAIYMLNETGFRNRTFWVYGLESKIDYRYNIKRVEGNLQAGIRGLYENALDQEKKGNSPKAVTGQIQAEEFRPGWAISGYIENKFTFLKKITITAGVRLESYNYKREIRMYKNAAGQYRDTNIVAKNRVFAFIPGVSISYNPKEKMTIFAGVHRGFSPPGLKNSISASGEILKLEPQLSWNFEVGTRSEFYKGLNMELTVYYIDFQKQVIPVSESSGGTGTGFINAGRTKHYGLESGLSINFGEMFNKKYDPYFNINTTYNVAKLSSDRFKKINADTVNINGYDLPYAPRIFLSAVAGLLTPFGLNLQMVFNYTGKQFTDEIETITPTANGRAGQIPAYFTMDAAVSYIIPKAHTTIGMNFKNITNSQHIVSRRPQGIKVANPFYIGGTLEFTW, encoded by the coding sequence ATGCTTTCTAAAATCTTTTATACGGTATCATTATTGTTTATAGTACTATTTTCTGTTCATGCAAACACAATATCAGCTACAGATTCGTTGACTAGCTCAGACACTTTAGAAGTTCTTACAACACAGGAATTACCAAATATTACCATTATTCCTCAAAAGAAAAGCAACAACGATATACTCAATGAATTACCTGGTTCCGGTGCTTTTATAAATGAGGTGGAATTAAAAAAATTATCTGTAATAAGTGGCAATGAAGTTTTTAAAAGAGTTGCCGGGTTGAATGTTGTTGATGAAGAAGGCAGTGGGTTAAGGGTAAATATTGGTATTCGTGGGTTAGATCCTGACAGAAGCAGTGGTGTTTTGATGTTAGAAGATGGGATACCTATTCAGCTTAACCCGTATGGCGAACCTGAAATGTACTACACGCCGGCAATGGAAAGAATGAGCAGTATAGAAGTAGTAAAAGGTAGTGGTCAGATATTATTTGGTCCAAGAACTATTGGTGGTGTTATAAATTATATTACAGCTGATGCACCTGTAAAAGGGCATGTTGGAAAAGCATCTTTTAAAGGTGGCAGCGGCAGGCTCTTTTCTTCTTATATAGATTATGGTGTTGGAAAAGGAAATGCTAATTTTCGTGTAAATTATTTGCACAAACAGGCAACAAGACTGGGTACATTGAAGTTTAATGTTGATGATTTTAATGCAAAACTTAAATTAAAACTCGGAAAAAAATCTGTTCTTGGTTTTAAAGGTCAGCTATACAATGAAAAATCAAATTCAACCTATGTAGGATTAACCACACCAATGTTTGAAAATGATGATAAGTATACAATTGTCGCACCTGATGATTTATTAAAAATAAAGAGATTTAGTGTATCCGCAACACACAAACATTTTTTCAATACTCATTTAAACATTACAAATGTTGGTTATGCATATACTATCACCAGGGATTGGCGCAGGCAAGGATTTAGTTACAGTAAATCGGCCGGCAATCAAACCGGCAGTATATTTGGAGATACGACTGTTGCAAACGGTGCAATTTATATGCTGAATGAAACCGGATTTCGCAACCGGACATTTTGGGTATACGGATTAGAATCTAAAATAGATTATAGATATAACATAAAAAGAGTAGAAGGAAATTTACAGGCTGGTATTCGCGGTTTGTACGAAAATGCGTTAGATCAGGAAAAGAAAGGCAATTCACCGAAAGCTGTTACAGGACAAATTCAGGCTGAAGAATTCAGACCGGGTTGGGCAATTAGTGGTTACATAGAAAATAAATTTACATTCCTGAAAAAAATAACTATTACCGCCGGTGTACGATTAGAAAGTTATAATTATAAAAGAGAAATCAGAATGTATAAGAATGCTGCCGGTCAATACAGAGACACCAATATTGTTGCAAAGAACAGAGTATTTGCTTTTATTCCTGGTGTTTCTATCAGCTATAATCCAAAAGAAAAGATGACCATTTTTGCAGGTGTGCATCGTGGATTTTCTCCGCCAGGCTTAAAAAATTCAATTAGCGCATCAGGTGAAATTTTAAAACTTGAACCACAGCTAAGCTGGAATTTTGAAGTTGGAACAAGAAGTGAATTTTATAAAGGTTTGAATATGGAATTAACGGTTTATTATATTGATTTTCAAAAACAAGTTATTCCTGTTTCTGAATCTTCAGGCGGAACCGGAACCGGATTTATTAATGCCGGGAGAACTAAACACTATGGTTTAGAATCCGGATTAAGCATCAACTTTGGTGAAATGTTTAACAAGAAATATGATCCGTATTTTAATATTAACACGACTTATAATGTAGCAAAACTAAGCAGCGACAGATTCAAGAAGATTAATGCTGATACTGTAAATATTAACGGATACGACTTGCCTTATGCACCCAGAATATTTTTATCTGCAGTTGCAGGACTTCTAACACCCTTTGGTTTAAACCTGCAAATGGTGTTTAATTATACAGGCAAACAGTTTACGGATGAAATTGAGACAATTACACCAACAGCAAACGGAAGAGCCGGACAGATTCCAGCCTATTTTACAATGGACGCAGCTGTCTCCTATATTATACCAAAAGCACACACGACTATTGGCATGAACTTTAAGAATATCACAAACAGTCAGCATATTGTTTCGAGAAGACCGCAAGGAATTAAGGTTGCAAATCCATTCTATATTGGCGGCACTTTAGAGTTTACATGGTGA
- a CDS encoding response regulator transcription factor has protein sequence MIKILIADAQYLIRLGLRDLLSAIMDFTVVGEAANSAELHQMVFEHQPNVVIFDYFNKNFKADDIQTAKKLSPYTRFLIISSDDNKSSIYKAIELGAVSFLTKECDKEEIINSIYATAKNEKFYCHKVIDIIIEKHIHTDEDSCKPLNLSLRETEIIKLTAKGWTAKTIAGHLFLSTHTVYTHKKNIMKKLKINSSSEMIIYAVQNSLITKEEMVAE, from the coding sequence ATGATTAAAATCCTTATTGCAGATGCACAATATTTAATCCGACTGGGATTAAGGGATTTATTGTCTGCCATAATGGATTTTACAGTTGTTGGAGAAGCCGCGAATTCAGCCGAATTACACCAAATGGTATTTGAGCATCAGCCGAATGTCGTCATCTTTGATTACTTCAACAAAAACTTTAAAGCCGATGATATCCAGACGGCAAAGAAGCTGTCTCCTTACACGCGTTTTCTGATAATCTCGTCTGATGACAATAAATCGAGCATCTATAAAGCCATTGAACTCGGGGCTGTCAGTTTCCTGACCAAGGAATGCGATAAAGAAGAAATCATCAATTCCATTTATGCAACCGCAAAGAATGAGAAGTTCTATTGCCATAAAGTAATAGACATCATTATCGAAAAGCATATCCATACGGATGAAGATTCCTGCAAGCCGCTCAATCTATCGCTGCGTGAAACAGAAATCATCAAACTGACTGCAAAAGGCTGGACAGCCAAGACCATCGCAGGGCATCTGTTTCTAAGTACACATACAGTATATACACACAAGAAAAATATCATGAAGAAACTGAAGATCAATTCTTCTTCTGAAATGATCATATATGCGGTTCAAAACAGCCTCATTACCAAAGAGGAAATGGTGGCCGAGTAG
- a CDS encoding trypsin-like peptidase domain-containing protein: MNHTELKKAVYKINTASGSGSGFYLKSQNIFVTNYHVVEGNKKVSIEDQRQDRYIADVVYVNPEADIAFLSCHSHTPSVDVPFDKVEEVHSRDKVFVLGYPFGMPYTITEGIVSNENQLLDGQRYIQTDAAVNPGNSGGPVVNANGLLVGLTTAKFTDADNVGFAIPARTVREELDAFAQNPPCQYSIKCHSCKAMICEKTDYCPNCGADIDEKIFDDKEISKLSQYVEDAIKAMGIDPILTRSGMEYWEFHHGSALVRIFVFDKNYLYATSPLNKLPANNLESFLKYTLSNPVPPFHLGIYQHHIYLSYRVRMSDIFSDRGESIKQNLSDLIVKANEMDDYFVQAFGCEKTNYSKPDD; this comes from the coding sequence ATGAATCATACAGAATTAAAAAAAGCAGTCTATAAAATAAATACCGCCAGTGGCAGCGGTTCCGGTTTTTACCTGAAATCCCAGAATATCTTTGTCACCAATTATCATGTGGTGGAAGGCAATAAAAAAGTGTCCATAGAAGATCAGCGGCAGGACAGATATATCGCCGATGTCGTGTATGTGAATCCTGAAGCGGATATTGCATTTTTGAGTTGTCATTCACATACGCCGTCTGTAGATGTTCCATTCGATAAGGTCGAGGAAGTGCACAGCAGGGACAAGGTTTTTGTATTGGGCTATCCTTTTGGTATGCCCTATACGATTACGGAAGGCATCGTTTCAAATGAGAATCAATTACTGGACGGACAACGATATATACAGACAGATGCGGCTGTCAACCCCGGTAACAGCGGCGGGCCGGTGGTCAATGCCAATGGGTTATTGGTAGGCCTGACTACGGCAAAATTTACCGATGCGGATAATGTCGGGTTTGCCATCCCGGCCAGGACTGTACGTGAAGAGCTGGATGCTTTTGCACAAAACCCGCCTTGTCAGTATTCCATCAAATGTCATTCCTGCAAGGCGATGATCTGTGAGAAAACGGACTATTGTCCGAATTGCGGAGCCGATATTGATGAAAAGATATTTGATGATAAGGAAATCAGCAAGCTGTCCCAATATGTGGAGGATGCCATTAAAGCAATGGGCATTGACCCGATATTGACTCGAAGCGGCATGGAATACTGGGAGTTCCATCATGGCAGTGCGCTGGTCCGCATTTTTGTCTTTGACAAAAACTATTTGTATGCTACGTCCCCCTTGAATAAACTGCCTGCAAATAACCTCGAATCTTTCTTGAAATATACCTTGAGCAATCCGGTTCCGCCTTTCCATCTTGGAATTTATCAGCATCATATTTATCTGTCCTATAGGGTCCGTATGAGTGATATTTTTTCAGACAGAGGGGAATCTATCAAACAAAACCTGAGCGATCTGATTGTAAAAGCCAATGAGATGGATGACTATTTTGTGCAGGCGTTCGGCTGTGAGAAAACAAATTATTCAAAACCGGATGATTAA
- a CDS encoding T9SS type A sorting domain-containing protein, giving the protein MRKTFTLLLLLFTAIFISPQLSRASVFELSSTDTRFGDKEVIKLYPNPMTSEANIKISEEVDLQFSKVSVVFYNIVGSEVFKISQVKDYEQKITRDIFKSSGIYFFQLKVDEKVISTGRITVK; this is encoded by the coding sequence ATGCGTAAAACGTTTACACTACTGCTTTTATTGTTTACAGCAATATTTATTTCACCTCAGCTATCCCGGGCATCCGTCTTTGAATTAAGCAGCACAGATACCAGATTCGGAGACAAAGAAGTCATTAAGTTGTATCCGAATCCGATGACATCGGAAGCGAATATCAAAATCAGTGAAGAGGTTGATTTGCAGTTCAGCAAGGTGAGTGTTGTCTTTTACAATATTGTAGGAAGTGAGGTGTTTAAAATCAGTCAGGTGAAAGACTACGAACAAAAAATCACCCGTGACATTTTCAAAAGTTCAGGTATCTATTTCTTTCAGTTAAAGGTGGATGAAAAAGTTATCAGCACCGGAAGGATTACAGTAAAATAA
- a CDS encoding HAD-IIIA family hydrolase — translation MKNTQIHIDESWTLFLDRDGVINKNMDGGYVLNWEQFEFLPGVLESMPKLSKLFTRIIVVTNQQSIAKGLITEDELREIHQNMMNMIELNGGRIDAVYFAPDLASAENILRKPNNGMAFLAQKDFPEIDFVKSVMVGDKLSDMQFGKSTGMTTVYLSGDYKKSELIDVQLSNLQELVDSIN, via the coding sequence ATGAAAAACACTCAAATCCATATAGACGAATCCTGGACACTGTTTCTCGACCGGGATGGCGTCATCAATAAAAATATGGACGGCGGGTATGTGCTGAATTGGGAGCAATTTGAGTTTCTGCCGGGCGTACTGGAATCGATGCCGAAACTGTCCAAATTATTTACGCGCATTATAGTGGTTACCAACCAGCAATCCATCGCCAAAGGATTGATAACGGAAGATGAATTACGGGAAATACATCAGAATATGATGAACATGATAGAACTGAACGGCGGAAGAATTGATGCCGTATATTTTGCACCGGATTTGGCCTCTGCCGAGAATATATTACGCAAACCTAACAACGGGATGGCTTTCTTAGCCCAAAAAGATTTTCCGGAAATTGATTTTGTAAAATCCGTAATGGTGGGTGATAAACTGTCTGATATGCAGTTTGGAAAGTCCACCGGGATGACAACTGTTTATTTATCAGGAGATTATAAAAAGTCTGAACTTATTGATGTGCAGCTATCCAACTTACAGGAGTTGGTGGATTCTATTAATTAG
- a CDS encoding nucleotidyltransferase family protein: MPYHRRAYHLPAGGREIILAITRKDLKTTQHTTPAIILAGGFGTRLSTVVKDVPKPMAPVNGKPFLHYLFKELHHQGIRDVVLSVGHLKEVIQDYFQDSYLNMDIQYAIEQEPLGTGGGIKHALKLVDEDAYILNGDTFFDIELSRLKNSTSDITIALKPMFRFDRYGTVELNEANRVIAFNEKKPCEHGLINGGIYYFRKSLFDRIGTGKKFSFEKDILEKHLNDLTIQGIAFDNYFIDIGIPEDYAKAQKDFH, encoded by the coding sequence ATGCCATATCACCGTAGGGCATATCATCTGCCAGCTGGTGGAAGAGAAATTATTTTAGCCATCACCCGAAAAGACTTGAAAACCACCCAGCATACCACACCGGCCATCATCCTTGCAGGAGGCTTCGGCACCCGGCTAAGTACCGTTGTAAAAGACGTCCCTAAACCTATGGCACCTGTCAATGGCAAACCTTTCTTACATTATCTGTTTAAAGAATTACACCATCAGGGCATCCGCGACGTGGTTCTTTCTGTCGGGCATCTGAAGGAAGTCATACAGGATTACTTTCAGGATTCGTATTTGAATATGGACATCCAATATGCCATAGAACAGGAGCCGCTAGGAACCGGCGGAGGTATAAAACATGCTTTAAAACTGGTGGATGAAGATGCGTATATATTGAATGGGGATACGTTTTTTGATATTGAATTATCCAGATTAAAAAACAGCACCTCAGATATTACCATAGCACTGAAACCGATGTTTCGGTTTGACAGATATGGCACGGTGGAACTCAATGAAGCAAACAGGGTTATTGCGTTTAACGAAAAGAAACCGTGTGAACATGGTTTGATAAACGGTGGCATATATTATTTCAGGAAATCATTGTTTGACAGGATAGGGACGGGTAAAAAGTTTTCTTTTGAAAAAGACATTTTGGAAAAACACCTGAATGACTTGACCATACAGGGAATTGCGTTTGATAATTATTTCATCGATATCGGCATTCCGGAAGATTACGCCAAAGCACAAAAGGATTTTCACTGA
- a CDS encoding D-sedoheptulose 7-phosphate isomerase, which yields MKQQIEAILKASIAVKQQVAEDGKLIQTIEDVSNSIVACFKHDGKVLFCGNGGSAADAQHLAAEFSGRFYTDREPLYAEALHVNTSYLTAVANDYSYNEVFARLVKAKGRKGDVLIGLSTSGNSGNIVEAFKVARERGMIIIGFTGETGGKMKEFCDYLINIPSSDTPRIQECHITVGHIICQLVEEKLF from the coding sequence ATGAAACAACAGATTGAAGCCATCCTGAAAGCTTCCATTGCCGTAAAGCAGCAAGTGGCGGAAGATGGAAAACTAATACAAACCATAGAAGACGTTTCCAACAGCATTGTCGCCTGCTTTAAGCACGACGGTAAAGTTTTGTTCTGCGGCAATGGCGGTTCCGCGGCTGATGCCCAGCATCTGGCCGCTGAATTTTCCGGAAGATTTTATACCGACAGAGAACCCTTGTATGCCGAAGCTTTGCATGTCAATACCTCCTACCTGACAGCCGTAGCCAATGACTACAGCTATAATGAAGTTTTTGCGCGCCTCGTAAAAGCGAAGGGAAGAAAGGGCGACGTGTTGATTGGTTTATCCACCTCCGGCAATTCGGGCAATATCGTGGAAGCCTTCAAGGTAGCCAGAGAACGCGGAATGATTATCATCGGATTTACCGGTGAAACCGGCGGCAAGATGAAAGAATTCTGTGATTACCTGATTAACATTCCTTCTAGTGACACGCCGAGAATTCAGGAATGCCATATCACCGTAGGGCATATCATCTGCCAGCTGGTGGAAGAGAAATTATTTTAG
- a CDS encoding peptidase M10 encodes MGFLELDTSKRIIRISSAIISYGNAADYALTKQISDEIEMMWNEPEGIVLLGNRWFQVQFRITPQYNHLIRENSIRENKNPGNNYIRIEAFARLNVSCVDAVGSNSGYFKLDNLYPGSTTAAHEYGHSLGLDHPSDLNLTGKGVPGIMYPRGTLVDPEFQYNPLAKPAEDGGTLNPIYRKVKQEDIEHLQLDRLLTKNIFIVGRFTNRYHEEQVKGV; translated from the coding sequence ATGGGCTTCCTCGAATTAGATACATCTAAAAGAATCATCCGGATTTCGTCCGCCATTATTTCCTATGGCAATGCCGCGGATTATGCCCTCACCAAACAGATATCGGATGAAATCGAAATGATGTGGAATGAACCGGAAGGTATCGTGCTGCTGGGAAACAGATGGTTTCAGGTGCAGTTTCGTATCACCCCGCAGTACAATCACCTGATACGGGAAAACAGTATCCGGGAAAATAAGAATCCCGGGAACAATTATATCCGCATCGAAGCATTCGCCCGGCTGAATGTTTCCTGTGTGGATGCGGTGGGCAGCAATTCCGGCTATTTTAAGCTGGATAATTTGTATCCGGGCTCCACCACAGCCGCCCATGAATATGGCCATTCGTTAGGCCTAGACCATCCGTCGGATTTAAATCTGACAGGAAAGGGCGTACCGGGCATCATGTATCCGAGAGGGACGCTGGTGGATCCGGAATTTCAATACAACCCATTGGCAAAACCTGCTGAAGACGGCGGAACACTGAATCCGATTTACCGAAAAGTGAAACAGGAAGATATCGAACATTTACAGTTAGACAGGCTACTGACAAAAAATATTTTTATTGTCGGCAGGTTTACCAATAGGTATCATGAAGAGCAGGTGAAAGGAGTTTAA
- the hflX gene encoding GTPase HflX — MIEVNPHIEERAVLVGIIRDNQTAEQVDEYLEELAFLAETAGAVTVKKFTQKLKHPDTRYFVGSGKLEEIKTYKEFADINTVIIDDEISPAQQRNLEEELKCKILDRTSLILDIFAMRAQTAQARSQVELAQLQYLLPRLKGLWTHLERQRGGIGMRGPGEKEIETDRRVINDKIARLKQELLILDKQEQTRRKTRGELIRVALVGYTNVGKSTIMNLLSKSEVLAENKLFATLDTTVRKVVIDNIAFLLSDTVGFIRKLPHNLIESFKSTLDEAKESDIIVHVVDASHENFRDHINVVNETLSDLSVTQQPRLIVFNKMDLYREKYFDKFLPEEIKKELSEEFEKNMRSWMNCNCVFISATNKENIDELRNTMILMVQDMYHKRYPYKSSFYG; from the coding sequence ATGATTGAAGTTAATCCGCATATAGAAGAACGCGCCGTACTGGTCGGCATCATCCGAGATAATCAAACTGCCGAACAGGTTGATGAATATTTGGAAGAACTGGCATTTCTGGCAGAAACCGCCGGTGCGGTGACGGTGAAGAAATTCACCCAGAAGCTCAAACACCCTGACACCCGTTATTTTGTCGGATCCGGGAAACTGGAAGAAATCAAGACCTACAAAGAGTTTGCGGATATCAATACCGTCATCATTGATGATGAGATCTCTCCTGCACAGCAACGCAACCTCGAAGAAGAATTGAAGTGCAAGATTTTAGACAGAACCAGCCTTATCCTTGATATCTTCGCCATGCGTGCGCAAACGGCACAGGCCCGCTCGCAGGTGGAACTGGCCCAGTTGCAATATTTATTACCCCGTTTGAAGGGTTTGTGGACGCACCTGGAGCGGCAGCGGGGTGGTATCGGGATGCGCGGACCGGGTGAAAAAGAGATTGAAACGGACAGACGGGTCATCAACGACAAGATCGCGCGACTGAAACAGGAACTCCTCATTCTCGACAAACAGGAGCAAACCCGCAGAAAAACCAGGGGCGAACTGATACGGGTGGCACTGGTCGGATATACGAACGTAGGCAAATCCACCATCATGAATCTGCTGAGTAAAAGCGAGGTGCTGGCAGAAAATAAACTGTTTGCCACTCTCGATACCACGGTCCGAAAAGTGGTGATTGACAATATCGCTTTTTTACTGAGCGACACGGTGGGGTTTATCCGCAAACTGCCGCACAACCTGATTGAAAGTTTTAAATCCACCCTAGACGAAGCGAAAGAATCAGACATCATTGTTCATGTGGTGGATGCTTCGCACGAAAACTTCCGGGATCATATCAACGTGGTGAATGAAACCCTCTCCGACCTGAGCGTCACCCAACAGCCAAGGCTGATAGTATTTAACAAGATGGACCTGTACCGGGAAAAATATTTTGACAAGTTCCTGCCGGAAGAAATCAAAAAGGAATTATCGGAAGAGTTTGAAAAGAATATGCGCTCCTGGATGAACTGCAACTGTGTGTTTATTTCCGCCACCAACAAGGAAAATATAGACGAACTGCGCAATACGATGATTCTGATGGTGCAGGATATGTACCACAAACGCTATCCGTATAAAAGTAGTTTTTACGGATAA
- a CDS encoding citrate synthase, giving the protein MAEDKIIISYNGQSSECPIVIGTENEPAMDIANLRDDTGLVTLDFGYKNTGATKSAITFLDGELGILRYRGYEIAELAEKSNFTEVAYLLLNGELPTTAQLNEFNAKLQTNSDVPEEIGTLLRALPKSTHPMAQLAVATLALSGVYAKDAAKVTEETIINILAKFPVLVAMVMRNSQGLDFVPNDKSLDYVSNFMNMAFGKQSSAVVTEAMDKLLILHADHEQNCSTSTVRMAGSSNANVYASVSAGISALWGPLHGGANQAVLEQLEAIEKDGGNTAKFVALAKDKTSGFRLMGFGHRVYKNFDPRAKIIKKSCDEVLGDLGITDKKLTIAMELEQAALHDSYFVDRKLYPNVDFYSGIIYNAIGFPTDMFTPLFALGRLPGWVAQWKEMKENKEPIGRPRQVYTGATVRPYSEAAAR; this is encoded by the coding sequence ATGGCAGAAGATAAAATCATCATTTCGTACAACGGTCAGTCGAGTGAATGTCCTATCGTAATAGGTACTGAAAACGAACCTGCAATGGATATTGCCAACCTGAGAGATGATACAGGATTAGTTACGTTGGATTTTGGATATAAAAATACAGGCGCTACCAAAAGTGCCATCACCTTTTTAGACGGCGAGCTCGGCATCTTACGCTACCGCGGTTATGAAATTGCCGAATTGGCGGAAAAATCAAATTTTACGGAAGTTGCATATCTGTTGTTAAACGGCGAACTGCCGACTACTGCCCAACTTAACGAATTTAATGCAAAATTGCAGACGAATTCAGATGTTCCGGAGGAGATTGGCACCCTGTTAAGAGCACTGCCGAAATCCACTCATCCTATGGCTCAGTTAGCGGTTGCAACACTGGCACTCTCCGGAGTATATGCTAAAGATGCCGCTAAGGTTACGGAAGAAACGATTATCAATATATTGGCAAAGTTTCCGGTATTGGTGGCAATGGTCATGAGAAACTCTCAGGGACTAGATTTTGTACCAAATGATAAGAGCCTGGACTACGTCTCCAATTTCATGAATATGGCTTTCGGCAAACAATCATCTGCGGTTGTTACGGAAGCAATGGATAAATTACTGATTCTTCATGCTGACCATGAGCAAAACTGCTCTACGTCCACCGTTAGAATGGCAGGGTCTTCCAACGCGAACGTGTATGCATCTGTTTCCGCAGGCATCTCCGCCTTGTGGGGACCATTGCACGGCGGTGCCAATCAGGCAGTACTGGAGCAATTGGAGGCTATAGAGAAAGACGGTGGTAATACCGCTAAGTTTGTAGCCCTGGCAAAAGACAAAACTTCCGGTTTTCGATTAATGGGATTTGGACATCGCGTTTATAAAAATTTCGATCCCCGTGCTAAAATCATCAAGAAATCCTGTGATGAAGTATTGGGTGACTTAGGCATCACTGATAAAAAGCTCACTATTGCGATGGAACTGGAGCAGGCTGCACTGCATGACAGTTATTTCGTCGACCGAAAATTATATCCGAATGTTGATTTCTACTCAGGCATCATATACAATGCCATCGGCTTCCCGACAGATATGTTCACTCCTTTATTCGCATTAGGACGGTTGCCGGGATGGGTGGCCCAATGGAAAGAGATGAAGGAGAACAAGGAACCTATCGGAAGACCACGTCAGGTTTATACCGGTGCAACCGTACGTCCTTACAGTGAAGCGGCGGCAAGATAG